One region of Acidobacteriota bacterium genomic DNA includes:
- a CDS encoding acyl-CoA dehydrogenase family protein, with product MHLEPTSEQLALRDRAASFAAAEVAPRASTIDESDEFPADLVRRAGELGLMGMTVAREWGGGGHDYVASALAIEALARASATVSVIVSVNNSLVAETIERFGTDEQRGRWLRPLATGTALGAFALSEPEAGSDAANQQTRVTMDGFDFRLDGLKVWVANAVAADMAIVFAATQPDLASRGISAFLVPLDSPGITRRARNDSLGVRGLGCVDLEFTDVRLDSSQMLGAPGQGFKIARWALDGGRIAIAAQALGVGQAALDEAIAQAKHRQAFGQAIANYQAIQWMLADMATELDAARMLTLKAAAAKDGQERCTLEASMAKLLASEAAHRAADRAMQIFASAGYRRGSTVERLFRDVRATEIYQGTSEVQRMIIAQNILAG from the coding sequence ATGCATCTCGAACCGACGAGTGAACAGCTGGCGTTGCGCGACCGGGCCGCGAGCTTCGCGGCCGCCGAGGTCGCGCCGCGCGCGTCGACCATCGACGAGTCCGACGAGTTCCCGGCCGATCTCGTGCGCCGGGCCGGCGAGCTCGGCCTGATGGGCATGACCGTGGCCCGCGAGTGGGGCGGCGGAGGGCACGACTACGTGGCCTCCGCGCTCGCCATCGAGGCCCTGGCCCGCGCGAGCGCGACGGTGTCGGTCATCGTCTCGGTGAACAACTCGCTCGTGGCCGAGACCATCGAGCGGTTCGGCACCGACGAGCAGCGGGGACGCTGGCTGCGTCCGCTCGCCACCGGCACGGCACTCGGCGCCTTCGCCCTGTCGGAGCCCGAGGCCGGCAGCGACGCGGCCAACCAGCAGACCCGCGTCACGATGGACGGCTTCGACTTCCGGCTCGACGGCCTCAAGGTCTGGGTGGCGAACGCCGTCGCGGCCGACATGGCCATCGTGTTCGCGGCGACGCAGCCCGACCTCGCGAGCCGCGGGATCAGCGCGTTCCTCGTGCCGCTCGATTCGCCGGGCATCACGCGGCGGGCGCGGAACGACTCGCTGGGCGTACGGGGCCTGGGGTGCGTCGACCTGGAGTTCACCGACGTGCGCCTCGACTCGAGCCAGATGCTCGGCGCGCCCGGGCAGGGCTTCAAGATCGCGCGCTGGGCGCTCGACGGCGGCCGGATCGCCATCGCCGCGCAGGCGCTCGGCGTCGGGCAGGCCGCGCTCGACGAGGCGATCGCGCAGGCGAAGCACCGTCAGGCCTTCGGCCAGGCGATCGCCAACTACCAGGCCATCCAGTGGATGCTGGCCGACATGGCCACCGAGCTCGATGCCGCACGCATGCTCACCCTGAAGGCGGCCGCGGCCAAGGACGGGCAGGAGCGCTGCACGCTCGAGGCCTCGATGGCGAAGCTGCTCGCCTCGGAGGCCGCCCACCGCGCGGCCGACCGCGCCATGCAGATCTTCGCATCGGCCGGCTATCGCCGGGGCTCGACGGTCGAGCGGCTGTTCCGCGACGTTCGCGCCACCGAGATCTACCAGGGGACGTCGGAAGTCCAGCGGATGATCATCGCGCAGAACATCCTGGCCGGTTGA
- a CDS encoding site-2 protease family protein: MNDFDFAALFIALLVILFSLTVHEAAHAWTAERLGDQTARRLGRVSLNPLVHIDPIGTVVLPIVAFSTGAPIIGWAKPVPVDLRNLTHWKRDFMVIAAAGPASNLVLAVLAAVGLRIAGGGTFGLAGIEVGEPVVRLLFVGLQLNLLLALFNLIPVPPLDGGNIVGGLLRGAWAERFDAIRPYGIFVLYALLLTGTLSAIIGPPYVFLARWLIS, from the coding sequence TTGAACGACTTCGATTTCGCCGCGCTGTTCATCGCCCTGCTAGTCATCCTGTTCTCGCTGACCGTCCACGAAGCCGCGCACGCGTGGACCGCGGAGCGGCTCGGCGACCAGACGGCGCGCCGGCTCGGCCGGGTATCGCTCAATCCCCTGGTGCACATCGATCCGATCGGCACCGTCGTGCTGCCGATCGTGGCGTTCTCCACCGGGGCGCCCATCATTGGCTGGGCCAAGCCGGTGCCGGTCGACCTCCGCAACCTGACGCACTGGAAGCGCGACTTCATGGTCATCGCGGCGGCCGGGCCCGCGAGCAACCTGGTGCTGGCCGTGCTGGCCGCGGTCGGGCTGCGGATCGCTGGTGGCGGCACGTTCGGTCTGGCCGGGATCGAGGTCGGCGAGCCGGTGGTGCGCCTGCTGTTCGTCGGCCTGCAGCTCAACCTGCTGCTGGCGCTCTTCAACCTGATCCCCGTGCCGCCGCTCGACGGCGGCAACATCGTCGGCGGCCTGCTGCGCGGCGCCTGGGCCGAGCGCTTCGACGCCATCCGGCCGTACGGCATCTTCGTGCTCTACGCGCTGCTGCTCACCGGGACGCTCTCGGCCATCATCGGGCCGCCGTACGTCTTTCTCGCAAGGTGGTTGATATCGTGA
- a CDS encoding HIT domain-containing protein: protein MERLWSPWRLQYVTGADQASGCVFCQALDTAAESPLVVFRGRLAFVILNLYPYNNGHLMVVPTRHVGSLAAATREELAEVMELTRRSEMALGEAYAPHGLNVGINLGKAAGAGVLDHLHVHLVPRWSGDTNFMSVVGDVRVLPEELEQTAERLRPIFARLAAAAGDASRTDE from the coding sequence ATGGAGCGGCTCTGGTCGCCCTGGCGACTGCAGTACGTGACGGGCGCCGATCAGGCCAGCGGCTGCGTGTTCTGCCAGGCACTCGACACGGCCGCCGAGTCGCCGCTCGTCGTCTTCCGTGGCCGGCTCGCCTTCGTGATCCTGAATCTCTATCCGTACAACAACGGCCACCTGATGGTCGTCCCGACCCGGCACGTCGGGTCGCTCGCGGCCGCGACGCGCGAGGAACTGGCCGAGGTCATGGAACTCACCCGGCGCTCGGAGATGGCGCTCGGCGAGGCATACGCGCCGCACGGTCTCAACGTCGGCATCAACCTCGGCAAGGCGGCCGGTGCCGGGGTGCTCGACCACCTGCACGTCCACCTGGTGCCGCGCTGGAGCGGCGACACCAACTTCATGTCGGTCGTGGGCGACGTCCGCGTACTGCCCGAGGAACTCGAGCAGACGGCCGAGCGCCTGCGTCCCATCTTCGCGCGGCTTGCGGCCGCGGCTGGCGATGCATCTCGAACCGACGAGTGA
- a CDS encoding four helix bundle protein, whose protein sequence is MFRLAHELALEVYRATESLPAAERFGLPAQMRRAAVSVPANLAEGSSRRRTRDYQRFIEIALGSAVELRYLLDLTRDLGLLPPEALAIGRKRSEHVVRSLHQLQRAVASFSS, encoded by the coding sequence GTGTTCCGTCTCGCACACGAGCTGGCGCTCGAAGTCTACCGAGCCACGGAGTCGTTGCCCGCAGCGGAGCGATTCGGCCTCCCTGCCCAGATGCGACGGGCTGCGGTCTCCGTTCCTGCGAATCTGGCCGAAGGCTCGTCACGCCGCCGCACCCGCGACTACCAGCGGTTCATCGAGATCGCGCTCGGTTCGGCCGTCGAGCTTCGGTATCTGCTCGACCTGACGAGAGACCTGGGACTCCTGCCTCCAGAGGCGTTGGCAATTGGCAGAAAACGCAGCGAGCATGTCGTGCGGTCGTTGCACCAACTACAGCGTGCGGTCGCGAGCTTCTCGTCCTGA
- a CDS encoding rRNA pseudouridine synthase, protein MALSTRQRRRRPTAAWPPTRRTVVRPTGRAERRADEPRGGLRLQKILASAGVASRRTAEALMAEGRVTVNGDVVTALGTKADPARDVIRVDGRRIQAAEPLRYILLSKPRGYVTTRRDPFGRKTVVDLVKAVTERVNPVGRLDVDSEGLLILTNDGELAARLTHPRHAIEKVYHARVRGVPSRDALARLERGVVLDGRRTAPATVRLVKAFTRGGREEALVEFTLHEGRNRQVRRMCEAIGHPVQRLTRVRIGPIVDPDIRPGFWRELTAREVRLLQQAAG, encoded by the coding sequence ATGGCATTGTCGACCCGGCAGCGCCGGAGACGGCCGACGGCAGCGTGGCCGCCGACGAGGAGGACGGTGGTGAGGCCGACAGGGAGGGCTGAGCGGCGCGCCGACGAGCCGCGCGGCGGTCTCCGGCTGCAGAAGATCCTCGCGAGCGCCGGCGTGGCGTCGCGCCGAACGGCCGAGGCCCTGATGGCCGAAGGCCGCGTCACGGTGAACGGCGACGTGGTCACCGCGCTCGGCACGAAGGCCGACCCGGCGCGCGACGTGATTCGCGTCGACGGCCGCCGGATCCAGGCGGCCGAGCCCCTCCGGTACATCCTCCTGTCGAAGCCGAGGGGCTACGTCACCACGCGCCGCGATCCGTTCGGCCGCAAGACGGTGGTCGACCTGGTGAAGGCCGTGACCGAGCGCGTGAACCCGGTGGGCCGCCTCGACGTCGACTCCGAAGGGTTGCTGATCCTGACCAACGACGGCGAGCTCGCCGCGCGGCTCACGCACCCGCGACACGCGATTGAGAAGGTGTACCACGCGAGGGTGCGTGGCGTGCCGTCGCGCGACGCGCTCGCGCGTCTCGAGCGCGGCGTCGTGCTCGATGGCCGTCGCACCGCCCCGGCCACCGTGCGGCTGGTCAAGGCCTTCACGCGCGGTGGCCGCGAGGAGGCGCTCGTCGAATTCACGCTGCACGAGGGACGCAACCGGCAGGTGCGACGGATGTGCGAAGCCATCGGGCATCCCGTCCAGCGCCTCACACGCGTGCGGATCGGCCCGATCGTCGACCCGGACATCAGGCCGGGGTTCTGGCGCGAGCTCACGGCGCGCGAGGTGCGCCTGCTGCAGCAGGCGGCGGGATAG
- the cmk gene encoding (d)CMP kinase translates to MKTSPLIVAIDGPSGAGKGTVARAVARALGYRHVDTGAMYRAVAWLALHAGVALDDEPRVAALATQATFDLSDGGIRIDRHDVTTAIRTPNIDRAATMVARMPRVREALVAEQRRMGQQGGVVMEGRDIGTAVFPNADVKVYLDASPEERARRRANDPAHTGREAGTARVASELAARDAIDRSRKASPLAVAADAVVVDTTEMSAEAVTARVLTLVEAVAARR, encoded by the coding sequence GTGAAGACCTCGCCGCTCATCGTGGCCATCGACGGACCCTCCGGCGCCGGCAAGGGCACCGTGGCCCGGGCCGTGGCCCGCGCCCTCGGTTATCGCCACGTCGACACGGGGGCCATGTACCGCGCCGTCGCCTGGCTGGCCCTTCACGCCGGCGTGGCGCTCGACGACGAGCCTCGCGTGGCGGCGCTCGCGACCCAGGCGACCTTCGACCTCTCCGACGGGGGCATTCGCATCGACCGGCACGATGTCACCACCGCAATCCGGACTCCGAACATCGACCGGGCGGCCACGATGGTGGCTCGCATGCCGCGGGTGCGCGAAGCCCTGGTCGCCGAGCAGCGCCGGATGGGGCAGCAGGGCGGCGTGGTGATGGAGGGGCGCGACATCGGGACGGCGGTCTTCCCGAACGCGGACGTGAAGGTGTACCTGGACGCGTCTCCGGAGGAGCGCGCGCGCCGGCGCGCGAACGACCCCGCTCACACGGGGCGCGAGGCGGGCACGGCGAGGGTCGCGAGCGAACTCGCCGCGCGCGACGCCATCGACCGCTCGCGGAAGGCGTCGCCGCTCGCCGTGGCGGCCGACGCGGTGGTCGTCGACACGACCGAGATGTCGGCCGAGGCGGTCACGGCACGCGTCCTGACGCTCGTCGAGGCGGTTGCCGCGCGGCGCTGA
- a CDS encoding integration host factor subunit beta, translated as MATGGSMTKADLVEEVSRVSDLTKKHSEVIVETVFKSIIDALHRGEKIELRGFGSFRLRRREPRKGRNPKTGDKVDVPPKKVPYFKPGKELKDLINRLPDAAAVAVAPHETFAPRADPQA; from the coding sequence ATGGCAACTGGGGGCAGCATGACGAAGGCGGACCTCGTCGAGGAAGTCTCGCGGGTGTCCGACCTCACGAAGAAGCACTCCGAGGTCATCGTCGAGACGGTGTTCAAGAGCATCATCGACGCACTGCACCGCGGCGAGAAGATCGAGCTGCGGGGCTTCGGCAGCTTCCGCCTGCGGCGGCGCGAGCCACGGAAGGGCCGGAACCCCAAGACCGGTGACAAAGTCGACGTGCCGCCCAAGAAGGTGCCGTACTTCAAGCCCGGCAAGGAACTGAAGGACCTGATCAATCGCCTGCCCGACGCGGCGGCGGTCGCGGTGGCGCCCCACGAGACCTTCGCGCCCCGGGCCGACCCGCAGGCGTGA
- a CDS encoding segregation/condensation protein A, translating to MMDVPAFESILEEYPVRLENFEGPLDLLLHLIRKHEVDIYDIPISLVTQQYLEYLELMHELDLEVAGEFLLMAATLIHIKSRLLLPRPAPDQEALDEDPRDQLVRRLIEHQKFKAAAELLHERETVRSAQWMRPDGRVADIAGDEYEDELEVDLFSLLTAFRAVIERAKQRPTVVVPGEQVPIETRIEQLLARLSETEACGFDELFADAAAKSELIVTFLALLEMIRLRLVRVFQTGPFGEIRVYKRARPSDAPRPIGDLASAP from the coding sequence ATGATGGACGTGCCCGCCTTCGAGTCGATCCTCGAGGAGTATCCCGTTCGGCTCGAGAACTTCGAGGGCCCCCTCGACCTGCTGCTGCACCTGATCCGCAAGCACGAGGTCGACATCTACGACATCCCGATCTCGCTCGTCACGCAGCAGTACCTCGAGTACCTCGAGCTGATGCACGAGCTGGACCTCGAAGTGGCGGGCGAGTTCCTGCTGATGGCGGCGACGCTCATTCACATCAAGTCGCGCCTGCTGCTGCCCCGCCCGGCTCCCGATCAGGAGGCGCTCGACGAAGACCCGCGCGACCAGCTGGTCCGCCGGCTGATCGAGCACCAGAAGTTCAAGGCCGCGGCCGAGCTCCTGCACGAGCGCGAAACCGTCCGCAGCGCGCAGTGGATGCGCCCGGACGGGCGCGTCGCCGACATCGCCGGCGACGAGTACGAGGACGAGTTGGAAGTGGACCTGTTCAGCCTGCTCACGGCCTTCCGGGCGGTGATCGAGCGGGCGAAGCAGCGCCCGACGGTGGTCGTGCCGGGTGAACAGGTGCCGATCGAGACGCGGATCGAGCAACTGCTCGCGCGGCTGTCGGAGACCGAGGCGTGCGGGTTCGACGAGCTCTTCGCGGACGCGGCCGCCAAGAGCGAGCTCATCGTCACGTTCCTGGCGCTGCTCGAGATGATCCGGCTGAGGCTCGTGCGCGTGTTCCAGACCGGGCCGTTCGGCGAGATCCGTGTCTACAAGCGGGCCCGACCGAGCGACGCGCCGAGACCGATCGGCGACCTCGCGAGCGCGCCCTGA
- the scpB gene encoding SMC-Scp complex subunit ScpB, which yields MNEVTDQDIQPDAPSVDPTPGEADAARPLPPAAADADAAPPSPDQVPDDLKAIVEALIFASPDPLSVKALRKLLPDEPAELVDLAVAALGAQYDHRGGLQLVEVAGGFQIVTRPELHEWVRRLFHERTTHKLSVQALETLAVIAYKQPITAVEITEVRGVNSSGVLGTLIDRKLIKIVGRKPVVGRPFMYATTREFLIRFGLRDLTDLPKVEDMADALGFEPPALGDAEATLPFDGIVDPAAPETADGSVAADEEDGGEADREG from the coding sequence ATGAACGAGGTGACCGACCAGGACATCCAGCCCGACGCGCCGTCGGTGGACCCGACGCCCGGCGAGGCCGACGCCGCCCGCCCGTTGCCGCCGGCAGCGGCGGACGCGGACGCGGCTCCGCCTTCCCCCGATCAGGTGCCCGACGATCTCAAGGCGATCGTCGAGGCCCTGATCTTCGCCTCGCCAGACCCGCTGTCGGTCAAGGCGCTCCGCAAGCTGCTGCCCGACGAGCCGGCCGAGCTCGTCGATCTCGCCGTCGCCGCGCTCGGCGCGCAGTACGACCACCGCGGCGGCCTGCAACTGGTGGAGGTGGCCGGTGGCTTCCAGATCGTCACGCGCCCGGAGTTGCACGAGTGGGTCCGCCGGCTCTTCCACGAGCGGACGACGCACAAGCTCTCCGTCCAGGCCCTCGAGACGCTCGCCGTGATCGCCTACAAGCAGCCGATCACGGCCGTCGAGATCACCGAGGTTCGTGGCGTCAACTCGTCAGGCGTGCTGGGGACGCTCATCGACCGGAAGCTGATCAAGATCGTCGGTCGCAAGCCCGTGGTCGGCCGGCCGTTCATGTATGCGACCACGCGCGAGTTCCTGATTCGCTTCGGCCTGCGCGACCTCACCGACCTGCCGAAGGTCGAGGACATGGCCGACGCGCTCGGCTTCGAACCGCCGGCACTTGGCGATGCTGAGGCGACGCTGCCGTTTGATGGCATTGTCGACCCGGCAGCGCCGGAGACGGCCGACGGCAGCGTGGCCGCCGACGAGGAGGACGGTGGTGAGGCCGACAGGGAGGGCTGA
- a CDS encoding 30S ribosomal protein S1 yields the protein MANLEDIEKTDYAQGGEHERTRPAPVSRLKRLTSPEDDDPETQEYARLLEQYDTSFRTIAEGEVVKGTVLRVTAASVVVDVGFKSEGMIAADEFLDEQGQVTVQPGDVVDVLLERTEDRDGHVVLSREKAEKMKIWDDVERAYTDRKVVIGRVIERIKGGLAVDIGVRAFLPGSQIDVRPVRNLDALKGQELRMRVIKVNKKRGNIVLSRKVLLEEENAEKKKTTLDQLAEGKVMRGVVKNITDYGAFIDLGGIDGLLHITDMSWGRVSHPSEIFKVNDEIDVIVLKYDPATERVSLGHKQLTPDPWSDVVERYPVTARVTGKVVSLTDYGAFVELEPGVEGLIHVSEMSWSKRVKHPSKLLNVGDVVEAMVLGVDPAARRISLGLKQVAANPWEELADRYPPGTRITGKVRNLTEFGAFVEVEEGIDGLIHISDMSWSKRLKHPSEVLKKGDKVEAMVLNVDAENQRLSLGLKQLATDVWDEFFSRTNVGDLVEGKVVRLTNFGAFVELADGIEGLIHVSEFDDSQGGEKIDLQVEQSYQMKVIKLSPSERKIGLSIRALKSDEYRTDWESYVTDAASPNVTLGDHFRHNQ from the coding sequence ATGGCCAACCTAGAGGACATCGAGAAGACCGACTACGCGCAGGGAGGTGAGCACGAGCGCACGCGCCCGGCGCCGGTCTCCCGTCTCAAGCGCCTCACGTCACCCGAAGACGACGACCCCGAGACCCAGGAATACGCCCGTCTTCTGGAGCAGTACGATACCAGCTTCCGTACCATTGCGGAAGGAGAGGTCGTCAAGGGCACGGTGCTGCGTGTCACGGCCGCGTCGGTCGTGGTCGACGTCGGGTTCAAGTCGGAGGGCATGATTGCCGCCGATGAGTTCCTCGACGAGCAAGGGCAGGTCACCGTGCAGCCTGGCGACGTGGTCGACGTGCTGCTCGAGCGCACCGAAGATCGCGACGGCCACGTCGTCCTCTCGCGCGAGAAGGCCGAGAAGATGAAGATCTGGGACGACGTGGAGCGAGCCTACACGGATCGCAAGGTCGTCATCGGCCGCGTCATCGAGCGGATCAAGGGGGGGCTGGCCGTTGACATCGGCGTGCGCGCCTTCCTGCCGGGCAGCCAGATCGACGTCCGGCCGGTCCGCAACCTCGACGCGCTCAAGGGGCAGGAGCTCCGGATGCGCGTCATCAAGGTGAACAAGAAGCGCGGCAACATCGTGCTCTCGCGCAAGGTGCTCCTCGAAGAGGAGAACGCTGAGAAGAAGAAGACGACGCTCGACCAGCTCGCCGAGGGCAAGGTGATGCGCGGCGTCGTGAAGAACATCACCGACTACGGCGCGTTCATCGACCTCGGCGGCATCGACGGCTTGCTGCACATCACCGACATGTCGTGGGGCCGGGTGTCGCACCCGTCGGAGATCTTCAAGGTCAACGACGAGATCGACGTCATTGTCCTCAAGTACGATCCGGCGACCGAGCGGGTGTCGCTCGGCCACAAGCAGCTCACGCCGGATCCGTGGTCGGATGTCGTCGAACGCTATCCGGTCACGGCGCGTGTCACCGGCAAGGTGGTCAGCCTGACCGACTACGGGGCGTTCGTCGAGCTCGAGCCGGGCGTCGAAGGCCTCATCCACGTCTCGGAGATGTCGTGGAGCAAGCGGGTCAAGCACCCGTCGAAGCTCCTCAACGTCGGCGATGTCGTCGAGGCGATGGTGCTCGGCGTCGACCCGGCCGCACGGCGCATCTCGCTCGGCCTGAAGCAGGTGGCGGCCAATCCGTGGGAAGAGCTGGCCGACCGGTATCCTCCGGGCACCCGCATCACCGGCAAGGTGCGCAACCTCACCGAGTTCGGCGCGTTCGTCGAGGTCGAGGAAGGCATCGACGGGCTCATTCACATCTCGGACATGTCGTGGAGCAAGCGGCTCAAGCACCCGTCCGAGGTGCTGAAGAAGGGCGACAAGGTCGAGGCGATGGTGCTCAACGTCGACGCCGAGAACCAGCGGCTGTCGCTCGGCCTCAAGCAGCTCGCGACCGACGTCTGGGACGAGTTCTTCTCGAGGACCAACGTCGGGGACCTCGTCGAGGGCAAGGTCGTGCGGCTCACCAATTTCGGGGCCTTCGTCGAGCTGGCGGACGGCATCGAGGGGCTGATTCACGTCTCGGAGTTCGACGACTCGCAGGGCGGGGAGAAGATCGACCTGCAGGTCGAGCAGTCGTATCAGATGAAGGTGATCAAGCTCAGCCCGTCGGAGCGCAAGATCGGCCTGAGCATCCGCGCGCTCAAGTCGGACGAGTACCGCACCGACTGGGAGAGCTACGTCACCGACGCGGCGTCACCCAACGTCACGCTCGGCGACCACTTCCGGCACAACCAGTAG
- the trpS gene encoding tryptophan--tRNA ligase, which translates to MVKPRVVSGMRPTGPLHLGHLVGALHNWAALQDQYDCFYFVADWHALTSDYADTSEIVSSAIDNVADWIAAGIDPERSLIFVQSLVPEHAELHLLLSMVTPIPWLERVPTYKEQQEQLGQAGKDLSNYGFLGYPLLQTADVIIYDAQFVPVGDDQVPHLELSREVVRRFHNFYGEVFVEPQPLLTKFPRLPGLDNRKMSKSYGNAINLSDDAETVRQKVRQMYTDPKRVRADIPGTVEGNPVFMYHDAFNPNADEVEDLKTRYRLGKVGDVEVKTKLAFALNAMMDPMRERRAAALARPGALRDLLFEGSARARALAAGTMARVRDAMKIGYR; encoded by the coding sequence ATCGTGAAGCCGCGCGTCGTCTCGGGCATGCGCCCGACCGGACCCCTCCACCTCGGCCACCTCGTGGGCGCCCTGCACAACTGGGCGGCGCTCCAGGACCAGTACGACTGCTTCTACTTCGTGGCCGACTGGCACGCGTTGACGAGCGACTACGCCGACACCTCGGAGATCGTCTCGAGCGCGATCGACAACGTCGCCGACTGGATCGCGGCCGGCATCGACCCGGAGCGCAGCCTGATCTTCGTCCAGTCGCTCGTGCCGGAGCACGCGGAGCTGCACCTCCTGCTCTCGATGGTGACGCCCATCCCGTGGCTCGAGCGCGTGCCGACTTACAAGGAGCAGCAGGAACAGCTGGGTCAGGCGGGCAAGGACCTGTCGAACTACGGGTTCCTCGGGTATCCGCTCCTGCAGACGGCCGACGTCATCATCTACGACGCGCAGTTCGTGCCGGTCGGCGACGACCAGGTCCCGCACCTCGAGCTGTCGCGTGAGGTCGTCCGGCGCTTCCACAACTTCTACGGCGAGGTGTTCGTCGAGCCGCAGCCGCTGCTGACGAAGTTCCCGCGCCTGCCGGGGCTCGACAATCGGAAGATGAGCAAGAGCTACGGCAACGCCATCAACCTGTCGGACGACGCCGAGACCGTGCGGCAGAAGGTGCGGCAGATGTACACCGACCCGAAGCGCGTGCGGGCCGACATCCCGGGCACGGTCGAAGGCAACCCGGTGTTCATGTACCACGACGCCTTCAATCCGAACGCCGACGAGGTCGAGGACCTCAAGACGCGCTACCGGCTGGGCAAGGTCGGCGACGTCGAGGTGAAGACGAAGCTCGCCTTCGCGCTCAACGCCATGATGGATCCGATGCGTGAGCGGCGCGCGGCCGCCCTGGCGCGGCCAGGCGCCTTGCGCGACCTGCTCTTCGAGGGGTCGGCGCGCGCGCGCGCGCTGGCCGCCGGGACGATGGCTCGCGTACGGGACGCGATGAAGATCGGGTACCGATGA